Below is a genomic region from Streptomyces roseoviridis.
TCCCCACCCCCACGTACGCCACCTACGGCAACGTCGACATCCCCCGCCTCTGGCCCGAGTACGCCCGCCCCGGCACCACCGTCCTCGACGGCGACCGCGTCGAGCTCGACGGCCTCGTCTTCGGCTTCGTCGGCGGCGGTCTGAGCACCCCCATGCGCACGCCGTACGAGATCTCCGACGAGGAGTACGCGGCCAAGGTCGAGGCCCTCGGCGAGGTCGACGTGCTCTGCTCGCACATCCCGCCGGACGTCCCCGAACTCACCTACGACACCGTCGCCCGCCGCTTCGAACGCGGCAGCCGCGCCCTCCTCGACGCCATCCACCGCGTCCGCCCCCGCTACGCCCTCTTCGGCCACGTCCACCAGCCGCTCGCCCGCCGCATGCGGATCGGCGCCACCGAGTGCGTCAACGTCGGGCACTTCGCGGCGACCGGGCGGCCGTGGACGCTGCGGTGGTGACGGCCTCGTACGGCCGCGCCACGAGGGCGCGATAGCCTGCACACAGAAAGTCGCCCCACGAGTCGCGTCCATACGAGGAGCCCCCGCGATGGCGGAACACACCAGCTCGAGCATCACCATCGAGGCGGCCCCGGCCGAGGTCATGCGGGTGATCGCCGACTTCGCCCGCTACCCCGAGTGGACGGGCGAGGTGAAGGAGGCCGAGGTCCTGGAGACGGACCCGGCCGGCCGCGCGGAGAAGGTCCGCCTCCTGCTCGACGCGGGCGCCATCAAGGACGACCACACCCTCGCCTACACCTGGACCGGCGACCACGAGGTCAGCTGGACCCTGGTCAAGTCCCAGATGCTCCGCGCCCTCGACGGCTCCTACCGCCTCACCCCGGCCTCGGGCGGCGACCGCACGGAGGTCACCTACCAGCTGACCGTCGACGTCAAGATCCCCATGCTGGGCATGATCAAGCGCAAGGCGGAGAAGGTCATCATCGACAGGGCGCTGGCCGGCCTGAAGAAGCGGGTGGAATCGCCGAAGTGACGTCCCGGGGCCCCTCCCCGGGACCCCGCCCGGGGCAGGGGCGCCGGTACGGTCGGCGCATGCGGATCATTCTTGTCACCGGGACCGGCGGCGCCGGACGCACCACCACGGCCCTCGCCACGGCGCTGGCGGAGGCACGGGCCGGCCGCCGCGTGCTGCTGGTGTCGGCGGACGCCGGGACCACGGCGGGCCTCCGGGCCGACGGGACCGGGACCGGAAAGCCCCGGCCGGTCCGCCTCACGGACGCCCCGGACGCCCCCGGCACCCGCACCCCGCACCTCCTCGTCCCCGACCCCGCCGCCGACTTCCGCCGCGAGTTCCTCGCCCTCCAGGCCCGCTCCAGCAGCGCCCTGGACCTCCTCGGGGCCGCGCCCTTCGAGGACGCCGAGCTCACCGAGCTGCCCGGCAGCGGACAGATCGCCCAGCTCAGGGCCCTGCGGAACGCGGCCGCGGGGGACTGGGACCTGGTCGTCGCCGAGCTGCCCCCGGTGCGCGAGGCCCTCGCGCTGCTCGCCCTGCCCGAGCAGCTGCGCCGCTACCTGCGCCGCCTGCTCCCGCCCGAGCGGCAGGCCGCCCGCGCCCTGCGCCCGATGCTCGCCCAGCTCGCCGGCGTCCCCCTGCCCGCGCAGTGGCTGTACGAGACCACCGCCCGCTGGGAGCAGGAACTGGCCGCCGTCCAGGACGTGATCGCCTCCCCGGACACCGCCGTCCGGCTGGTCCTCGAACCCGGCCCCGCCGCGGCCGACGCCCTGCGCACCGCCCGCCTCGGCCTCGCCCTCCAGGGACTCGCCCTCGACACCGTCGTCGCCAACCGCGTCCTGCCCGCCGACTCGGCCGACCCCTGGTTCGCGGGGCTCGCCGCCGAACAGCACCACCACCTCGCCGCCCTCCGCGCCGCCCACCCCGGCCTGCGCGAACTGCCGCACCTCGGCCGCGTCCCGCGCGGCACCGAGGACCTGGTCCTCCTGGCCGTCCCCGGCCGCCAGACGCCCGAGGCCCCGCCCGCCTGGACCGTCGAGGACCGCCGCGACGAGGACGGCATCCTCGTCTGGCACGTCCCGCTGCCCGGCGCCGTCAAGGACGGCCTCTCGCTCGTCCGCCGCGGCGACGAACTGCTCCTCGCCGTCGGACCCTTCCGCCGCGCCGTCCCCCTCCCGCCCGTGCTGCGCCGCTGCACCGTCACCGGCGCCGGACTCGTCGACGGCGACCTGCGCATCCGCTTCGCCCCCGACCCGGGCCTCTGGCCGAGGAGCACTCCCTGAGCCGGGCGCGGGCCGTGTACCGTCGACCGTAGAAGCCCTAAGGAGTACGTCATGAGCGATTCGGACGCCTGGGCCAAGGCCTGCGCCGAGGACCTGGAGGCCGAGAAGGCCCGCCGCCGCGCCGAGCGCGGGGAGGAGCCCGGGTCCGCGGCCGAGGAGTTCCGCAAGCTCTTCGAGGCCGTCGCCGACAAGCTCTCCGGCACCCTCGGCGGCTCCCTCGCCGGCGGGCAGGCCGCCGCGACCGTCCAGCAGGTCGTCCACCAGGCGAAGGCCCTCGTCGAGCCCGTCATCGAACGCAACCCGCAGGTCTTCGACCACCTCGCCGCCGCCGGCAACGAGCTCCTCGCCGCGTACCGCTCCGCCGTCCAGGGCCAGGAGGCCCGCTGGACCCGCGGCGACAGCCGGCAGGCGGCCGGCGCCGCAGCCGGCGAGCCGGAGGGGCCGCGGGCGCAGGAGGGGCCGAAGGGGCCGGAGAAGCCGGACGACGAGGACGGTCCGGGGACCGGCCAGCACATCGACCTCGACTGATTCCCGGACTGATCAGTACGGTCCTCCTCCTCGGGTACGGTGGGCCCTAGCGGGGCTCGACCGAAAACTGAGGGACACATGGGACTCACCATCGGCGTCGACATCGGCGGCACGAAGATCGCGGCCGGCGTGGTCGACGAGGAGGGCAACATCCTCGACACGCACACCGTGCCCACCCCGCCGACCCCCGAGGGCATCGTCGACGCCATCTGCGCCGCCGTGTCCGAGGCCGGCAAGGGGCACCAGATCGAGGCCGTCGGCATCGGAGCCGCCGGATACGTCGACGACAAGCGCGCCACCGTCCTCTTCGCGCCGAACATCGACTGGCGGCACGAGCCGCTGAAGGACAAGGTCGAACAGCGCGTCGGCCTCCCCGTCGTCGTCGAGAACGACGCCAACGCGGCGGCCTGGGGCGAGTACCGCTTCGGCGCCGGCCAGGGCCACGAGGACGTCATCTGCATCACCCTCGGCACCGGCCTCGGCGGCGGCATCATCATCGGCAACAAGCTGCGCCGCGGACGCTTCGGCGTGGCCGCCGAGTTCGGCCACATCCGGGTCGTCCCCGACGGCCTGCTGTGCGGCTGCGGCAGCCAGGGCTGCTGGGAGCAGTACGCCTCCGGCCGCGCCCTCGTCCGGTACGCCAAGCAGCGTGCCAACGCCACCCCCGAGCGCGCCGAGGTGCTCCTCGGACTCGGTGACGGCACCCCCGAGGGCATCCAGGGCAGGCACGTCAGCGAGGCCGCCCGCGCGGGCGACCCGGTCGCCATCGACTCCTTCCGCGAGCTGGCCCGCTGGGCCGGTGCCGGCCTCGCGGACCTGGCGTCGCTGTTCGACCCGTCGGCGTTCATCGTCGGCGGCGGCGTCTCCGACGAGGGCGAACTGGTCCTCGACCCGATCCGCAAGTCCTTCCGGCGCTGGCTGATCGGCGGCCGGTACCGTCCGCACGCCCAGGTCCTCGCCGCCCAGCTCGGCAACAAGGCCGGCCTGGTCGGCGCGGCCGACCTCGCCCGCCAGGGCTGAGCCACCGGCCGGGACACCCGTTCACGACCGACGGTGCCCGTCGTGCCCTGCGGGGCGCGGCGGGCACCGTGCTTAGGGTGGCCCCATGGCGATGAGCGAGCTCCCCGACTCCCGCACCGAAGCCGACGGTTCGGCCGTCGTCCGGGTCCTCTCCTACAACGTGCGCTCCCTGCGCGACGACGAGGACGCCCTCGCCCGGGTGATCCGGGCCTGCGCCCCCGACCTCGTCCTCGTCCAGGAGGCCCCGCGCTTCTTCCGCTGGCGCAAGCACGCGGCCCGGCTGGCCGCCAAGAGCGACCTGGTCGTGCTGTCCGGCGGCGCCACCGCCGCCGGACCGCTGCTGCTCTGCTCGCTGCGGGCCACCGTGGAGCACACCGAGGACGTCCTGCTGCCGCTCACCCCGGGCCGGCACCGGCGCGGCCTCGCCACCGCCGTCGTCCGGATCGGCGGCGCGCGCCTGGGCCTGGTCAGCTGCCACCTCAGCCTGTACGCCGACGAGCGCCACGCCCAGGCGGGCCTGCTCCTGGACCGGGTGGCCGCCCTCGGCACCCCGTACGCCGTGGTCGCCGGAGACCTCAACGAACCGCCGGGCGGCCGGACCTGGGACCGGCTGACGAAGGAACTCCGGGACGGCCGGGAGGCCGCGCCCTGGGGCGGGGAGCACACCTGGCCCGCCACCGCCCCCGACCGCCGCATCGACGCGGTCCTGGCGACGCCGGGCGTCGAGTTCCTCGCCTGCGGCGTCCCCACCGGTCTCGACCGGCGGGACCTGACGGCGGCGACGGACCACCTGCCGGTCCTGGCGGTGGTCCGCGTACCGGCCGCCTAGGACCGCCCCGCCGCTACACCACGGCGCCGCGGCCCGGGTCGTCGAAGCCGTCGTCGTCCTCGTCGTCGTGCTTCATCCGGGCCACCAGCGTCACGAAGCCGCCCAGGAAGCCGCCCACGCACAGGGTGGTCAGCCA
It encodes:
- a CDS encoding endonuclease/exonuclease/phosphatase family protein; the protein is MAMSELPDSRTEADGSAVVRVLSYNVRSLRDDEDALARVIRACAPDLVLVQEAPRFFRWRKHAARLAAKSDLVVLSGGATAAGPLLLCSLRATVEHTEDVLLPLTPGRHRRGLATAVVRIGGARLGLVSCHLSLYADERHAQAGLLLDRVAALGTPYAVVAGDLNEPPGGRTWDRLTKELRDGREAAPWGGEHTWPATAPDRRIDAVLATPGVEFLACGVPTGLDRRDLTAATDHLPVLAVVRVPAA
- a CDS encoding ROK family glucokinase, with translation MGLTIGVDIGGTKIAAGVVDEEGNILDTHTVPTPPTPEGIVDAICAAVSEAGKGHQIEAVGIGAAGYVDDKRATVLFAPNIDWRHEPLKDKVEQRVGLPVVVENDANAAAWGEYRFGAGQGHEDVICITLGTGLGGGIIIGNKLRRGRFGVAAEFGHIRVVPDGLLCGCGSQGCWEQYASGRALVRYAKQRANATPERAEVLLGLGDGTPEGIQGRHVSEAARAGDPVAIDSFRELARWAGAGLADLASLFDPSAFIVGGGVSDEGELVLDPIRKSFRRWLIGGRYRPHAQVLAAQLGNKAGLVGAADLARQG
- a CDS encoding metallophosphoesterase family protein; protein product: MRINVVSDVHGNAEALARAGDGADALICLGDLVLFLDYADHSRGIFPDLFGAENADRIVELRTARRFDEARAFGRSLWEALDVDRATAIEGAVRRQYAELFAAFPTPTYATYGNVDIPRLWPEYARPGTTVLDGDRVELDGLVFGFVGGGLSTPMRTPYEISDEEYAAKVEALGEVDVLCSHIPPDVPELTYDTVARRFERGSRALLDAIHRVRPRYALFGHVHQPLARRMRIGATECVNVGHFAATGRPWTLRW
- a CDS encoding DUF5304 domain-containing protein: MSDSDAWAKACAEDLEAEKARRRAERGEEPGSAAEEFRKLFEAVADKLSGTLGGSLAGGQAAATVQQVVHQAKALVEPVIERNPQVFDHLAAAGNELLAAYRSAVQGQEARWTRGDSRQAAGAAAGEPEGPRAQEGPKGPEKPDDEDGPGTGQHIDLD
- a CDS encoding ArsA family ATPase, yielding MRIILVTGTGGAGRTTTALATALAEARAGRRVLLVSADAGTTAGLRADGTGTGKPRPVRLTDAPDAPGTRTPHLLVPDPAADFRREFLALQARSSSALDLLGAAPFEDAELTELPGSGQIAQLRALRNAAAGDWDLVVAELPPVREALALLALPEQLRRYLRRLLPPERQAARALRPMLAQLAGVPLPAQWLYETTARWEQELAAVQDVIASPDTAVRLVLEPGPAAADALRTARLGLALQGLALDTVVANRVLPADSADPWFAGLAAEQHHHLAALRAAHPGLRELPHLGRVPRGTEDLVLLAVPGRQTPEAPPAWTVEDRRDEDGILVWHVPLPGAVKDGLSLVRRGDELLLAVGPFRRAVPLPPVLRRCTVTGAGLVDGDLRIRFAPDPGLWPRSTP
- a CDS encoding SRPBCC family protein, encoding MAEHTSSSITIEAAPAEVMRVIADFARYPEWTGEVKEAEVLETDPAGRAEKVRLLLDAGAIKDDHTLAYTWTGDHEVSWTLVKSQMLRALDGSYRLTPASGGDRTEVTYQLTVDVKIPMLGMIKRKAEKVIIDRALAGLKKRVESPK